TCACATATATTACCTCACTTAATTTCTGAGTGGTAGTAATCATCCCTGTTTGACAGAGGTGGAaaaataaggctcagagaggttagaaaACTTGCCCAagggagggtgcctggatggctcaattggtttagcatctgactcttagtttcccctcaggtcatgatctcatggctcatgagttccagccctgcatcgggctctgtgctgacagcatgaagcctgcttgggattctgtctgtatccctctctctctgcccctcttgctctttctgtctttctcaaaataaataaataaatgccctctttctctttctttctttctttctttctttctttctttctttctttctttctttctttctttctttctttccttctttcttttttaaagaaaacttgcCCAAGGGAAGTGTCAGAACAAAGCTTTGAATCCTGAGTTTTCTTACCCCATGTAAGAGATACGGAGTGTTTCCAAAATTTTcgtattttcatatgtttttaatattttaaagctgAAACCGTTGTTTGGAATAACCCTAGCTCTAGGATCTGGCAATAAAAACATTCTGGTCTACATTTTGctactacttttaaaaaatgttgagtcTTCAATagatattaaattatttcaaactgTGACAGCACTAAGAATATACTGTTGTCAACTAAATTAAAATGGGGCTTATAAGACTTCAAGATCTAGTAAACTACCCAAAGGTTGAAGGTTTGTATCAGTGGCTGCTGTTCTCTTGGGAATCTTCATCCTTAAACAGAACAAGGAAGCGACCATGCCTGacactttcccttttctttcaagTTCAAAAAATAACATCATGTTTTCATTAAAGTTGCCTGCAGTGGAGGGAACCAGGCATGGTGCAGTCAATTGAAAAGTCTAAAATGCTGACATCATCTCTTTCACTGTTCTCATTTTCAGTGTCAGGAAACTGTGTTCTCTAGGGGaaatgacttgcctgaggtcacacggcAATTTATGGTCAGAGCTAGACTTAGAAGACAGAGCTCCTAGCTCAGTTGATAGCGATGCCATGTCTTCCCAATCACCATTTGTAACATTAGACCACTCAGTGCATTTCATTATTAGAACTCATAAACAGAATCCCTTCTGTTTATTTAAgaatattcaataaacatttctggAGTGCCTGTGCTAGAGTTAAGGGTACTGGAGATACAGAGTGAACAAGACTGAAAAGGTCCATTTCCTCATAGTGCTTAATTCTAGcggtgcggggcggggggcggggggtgggggggtgggggggggtgggggagagacagacagtgaaCAAGCAAGCAAGTGAACCCAATAATTTTATACTGTTATAAGCgctgaggaaaaaaggaaatcactgTGACAGAGAGGGAGTTGGGTATAACTCAGAGACTTTGGTTTGAACATCTAGGTGGTTGAGCATGATGTTTGTCAAAATGGGAAACAGGGATGTCTAAACAGGTTAGACTCTGCATgggagtttgagaaacactgccctttataattttattcagagAATAAACTATATTATTTAGAGAATAAACTTATTCAGAGAATAAGCTACACATACAAAGAACATGAAAGAACAGTACCAGACAGTCTGAGATTAGATGTCCGTCATTTTATTGTGGGAGTTCATAGAAGGGAATGATCTTTACAAGATGGAAAAAACAGCAAACGTATCAAGAAATTTTGAGGTAttgatttagtttttaaaagataaataaatttcaaataagcaGAGATAGGAGAAAGTATTGCAGGCATCACTAAGGGTGTGCACAGAGGCTCAGAAGTACTTTAAGACTAATGAAGAGTTTGAAACACAGTGTTTTAATAACgaaaaatgaaaaagtaggcAAGGGAGGGAGGTTATGGCCAGACTGCAGGGAATCTTGTATGCCAAGAGTTTCGTCTTTATGCTAATAGGAAGCCAATGACTTTTACAGAGGTGTGGGTGAATCTTTAGGGCTGATGAAAATATGGCAATAGGAAGAGGTTATGTTCTATGGGAATTTCCAGGTACGTACTAAATATAGTCTATTTTTATTCACTATGggattaagaaatagaaaatttggttTCCTATAGGCAGAAAAAGAACCTTAATGCAAGAATTATTTTATCTTGGATGAATCTCAGTCCatgaaaaaaacccttttttttctaCCAAAGATATTCCAGATgacacttttttcttaaaatttttaatagagacaaagaaagatCCAAATTAACAAACAGAACAATGTTGAATAAACAGCCTCTGTCTGGACTGATATTTTTCTACATGGTGATAGACTGCCCACCTATTCTGATGCCCTTTAAACCATTAACCTTGATATTTGTGGATTTCACATTTGGCGATTTATACGTTTCTTCCTATGATGTTATCTTTTAATGGTCTCTCTATTTGTCACAGGAGCTGTTGGTCTCACTTGCCTAGGTTTAGTTGTATTTAACTGGAAACTCCAACAAGGCAAAGCAAATGAACACACATCAGAAAACCTTTGTTGCAGAACCTTCGATGAATCCCTGTGTGCTCATGAGGCAAGAAATTACCACACTAAGGGATACTGTAACTGCCACTTAACTCAGGAAAACGAGATAAAGGTCATGTCCATTGTGGGGTCCAGAAAGGAAATGCCGCTTTTACAGGAAAACAGCCATCAAGCAGCACTGGCCTCTGAGTCCACAGCCCTTGACGGATCATTTAGAAACCTGAAAGGGAAAGACCATGGGGCAGACAGCACTTTCTTCTGCTTTGGTGGCAGATTGCTGCAGTCAGGATGTTCACAGCCTCCTGGGAATGTGGCAGCTTTTAATGAAGCCAGCTTACTTACAAGATACTGTCCAAAGAGAGTTAAAAAGCTAAGGAATCATGAGTTGGGGGAAGTCCAACCTCAAAGTCTGCCACAGCATGTAACAAGAACAATTGGTGAGTTGTCTTGTTTTAGAAAATCCCACTCTGTTTAAATTTCTCTGAAAGAGGTAATCTCCTTTAATTTTCTCAATAGCAGAATGCCATAAAAATCATTGTGTAGCACCAGTCTATCCTTCTTCTAAACATACTGGACCCCCCGGGTGTGGTGTGGGTGTGGATTGGGGGTGACGTGTAGATGAggactcccccccctccccccccctaccccccccacccaggagccGAGAGTAAGTATATATTGTGCCTTTTGAAAGTGAATTTTCTGATCCAATGCCTAacagtgttttggtttttatttttgttttgtttatttttttttaagaaaagaagactTTTAAATAGCAATATACTGTTAAGATTTATGAGAGGCTGAGTATTGGCTTCTATTCCAACATCCTTCGAGCTCTAATGCCAATTCTGCAGTAAGCAACATTCTCAGAGCATGACATGTTAGAAGAATGAGCCTTCTAATGCTAGTGATTCATTTCAGGAATGATGTCAAGACACACACTTTGCTTGCTGAGCTGTCAGGGATGATAACTTCCCAGTCCAGGGAAAGTCAGGACTTAATTCATCGTCCCATGTTGGGAGCCAAGTGAATCTGGCCATGACATCTACCCACCGTACATGGGCAATGTCAATATTTAGGTGGAGGCAATGAATtaaatgtcttccttttccttcctgaatAGTAAGGTAATGCTTTCAGGATCAGCAGTGAAAACTTTGACAGTTTCTCTGTAAAGAGGTTCCTGTCATTTATGTGAATTGGTTTACAACAAGCAAGGCTTTCTCTCAAATCTGAATGGCAGAGGTGCTGCACCAAGAAATTCGCATCATGAGGATATGGCCCTAAGGATGGATTTGGGGACAATTGGAAAAGAATGAACCCGTATGCTGTCTCAGATGTGGCATAAGGCAGGATGTGAATTTATTCCATTGTATTCCCCAGACTCCAGTTCTTACTAGTTTCTGGGGACTGATTATTTGATTCAAGAGAGGAATagctaaggggggaaaaaaagcaaaaaaacaaaaacaaaaacaaaaccccaacaaCAAAACATCTGCCATAGAAACCAGATCAGATTggctttattttataaagaagtaAGTACTTACCCTTTCAACAGAGTCACACCTTAGACAGATGGTTAGCTTTGTCCAATGCCTTAACTTTTCTATGGGAAACTCTTATACTGAAGGGAATGCTGTCTCTTAACCATTTAAAACCCAGTCCCTTGTTTCACACAGAGAACACATTTGTTTGTCAAatcaatatatttacttttaagaaagaCTTGAAATTCTGCTACCTACCAGGCAGATGGAGATAGAGAAGACAGGTATTTGAGGAAAAAACAACCAAGACCACAAAAGAAGTCAGTAAGAGGTGATGTCACTCTGATTATGTCTTCAAACTTGGGGACACAGAACCATAGTATTTCAGGAGTAAGGGAGACTTTAGAGACTATGTAGTACAAAAGTTcctaatatttatctttgagtCACAGAACTCTCTTAGAATCTGATAAAGGCTAAAATTCTTTCCCTAGAATAATTTTACACCCACATATAATTCTCATCTAAGTCTTGTCTCTTGATACCCATTGAGTAAATAGCTTCTCCAAGGTCACGCAGAAAATTGAAGGCAGATCTTCAAGTTAGATGCTAATGTGAAGCTTAGTTCACCTCTTCCTTTCTATTGCTGAACAGAAatacttctttcttcctcttggtAAAACAATTTCAGAAGACAAGAGACAGTACGCTTATAAGATGTAATTTTAAGTCTAATATGCACTGGGTTAAGAGGATAGGGTTTGGTGTCAGACAGACTTGGGTCAAGTTCTGCCCATATCATTAGTGGACATGTGATGAGGGGAAATGTTTCACCTCTTTAGGCTTATTTCTTCACCTTAAAAGTGATAGGATGATAGGACTTGTCCAGTGGATCACATCTTCTGTGAATATTAAATGGGATAATGAAGGTATaatacttagcacaatgcctggctcTTAGCAGATGCTTAATTAATGGTAAATATTTCTATTACTTTtgtcattaatattatttaacatGTATCATTAATATTATGCTAACATGTACAATTTAAAACTCACAGAGATTTCTGCAATAAAGATAAGGCCATATTCCAAaatactcattcatttaacaaataattaatactatatattttttaaaagtttatttttgagagaggaagagcacacctgtgcacatgtgcatgggggaggggcagagagagagggagagacagaatcccaaccaagctccttgctgttagcacagagcctgactcaaggctcaatctcatggaccatgagatcatgagctgagccaaaatgaagagtcagatgcttacccaactgagcctcccagacacccCTTAATTAATACCATATTATGTGATGGGAAATAAGGCAGATATGGTCTCTGCTTTGTAGCCAATAGTATCAtaactattttgttgttgttgttgaggttATTCTATCTTTGAAATCTGAACATTACTCAATACAGTATCATGTTCTCCCTAATATTTAGTTCCAACTGGGaaattaatgcagaaaaaaattatgcTGGCCATGTGAAAAGAGTTTAgctattattcatttttaaagctgaCATAACCGACAACTAATGTAAAAACATACAACtatgaatgttttcatttctaattctgCAACTTTTAGGTCAGCATTGCAACTGATTAAAATGTGGCCATAAAGAGTAGCCTTGTAAACACACTAAACTACCCAAAGTCTTTTGTGAGTTTggttaaaaatcaggaaatattcAAGAATTGCCATAATCAGAGGAATCATTTTTGCACCTTTCATAAGGTTTCTAAGCATCTGTTTGGTTGGGGTAATAAAACTCTGCTCAGTGCtaaatttctgcatttattgTTCAGCAGATATCAACAGCGACACATTTAGTAGAAGATATGCAACATCCGGTTCAGCCTTGGCAAGAGAAAGTCttgaaaagcatttaacaaatgaATCATGGCAGCctccaatagaaaaaaaagacaatggctTACAACCTCACAGGCAGAGACATTTTATTACAGGCTCATCATCCAAGCCTTGTGAGCCTGAGGAACATTGTGTACAAAAGGTCTTACAAAAACATAGATCAAAATATGATGATCCTTGTGGACTGTTAAAACAGAGCAGGCCTAGGTATTTTCAGCCAAAAAATTCTCTTATCTGTAAATATGTACCCTGTGATCAATTTCAAGattatgtgaaagaaaagaagccaaatCGTAAAGAAAATTCAAAGGCTAAGAAAGAGCAATTCCAAATTAACAGTGCAATAGAAAAATTCCTTATGAGTGAGGACAACATGGAGTTATCAAGGTTGTcaacaaaaatcaagaaaacatatTCCCCAAAGAGGGTTAGCTTCTGTGATCCTgatttagtatccaaaacatCAACCCATTGGAAACAGCAGAAAAGTCAAAGTAGCCACCTGACCAACTTGGATCTTAAAAAATGTGTCAATCTTCAGGAGGAAAACAAGGGAGGAAAATGGCTTACTGATCCACagattctgaaaaagaagagaaccAATCAAACTGACctcaaagggaaaattaaaaaacaaacttcaaggataaaattaaatttacatccTTTTAGAAAAGTCAAAGTCCATCCAGAAAAATCCTTGCCAGAACTTCcaaggaaatggaaacacataTTGTTACCACCGAATAAATTATCTAAAGCTTCTCAGAAAGAAGCCAGTATAAACCTTGTGTCCTCTGCAGAATTTTCCCAACAGCAAGAGAGTAACAACTATGTTAGACTCATTTCAAAGAGTGTGCCTCTCAAACATGCTCCAAAGCAGACCCCACATTacaaaaaaaacactaaaaagacTCCTCTGCTCAGTGCTAATGACTTACCTCTAGTCAACCAGAGCTCTACAGAAGTCAACTGTCACCCTACTGGCCTCATTCTTGCTAGCAGCCTGTCAACATTGCCTCAGCCCACATCCATCAAAGCTGAACACAGGCATTCAAGCTCTCAGTTCTCAACTGAGCAAATGGAAGGTGCAACTCCCCTTGCATTGGATGTTCCTGGGTACTTACCAGCTACCTGGGAAAGTACAGGAAGTGAGGTTTTACCACCCAGCAGTACCAGGGAGACAACTGACCAAGAGGCAACAGAGCCCACCCAGCACATGGAGCAGGACAAACCAAAGACCACTGAGCCAAATCAGCTTTCTTTGTCCCTGGGGAATCAAACACAACTTGTAGGTGTCCACAAGACTGACACCTATAAGGAGCATACTTTAGATCaaaatcaaactttaaaacaCGTAGAGCAACACTCAAGTCATAAACaacttagaaatgaagaaaaaacattaatGACAAAACCGAAACTATCACATCAAATTGTGGAAAGTTGTATTACGGATGAGGGAAATGATGTaggaaaaaaactttttcaaacaGAAACTTATGAttcctctctcattccctctgagACACAAGCCAAGGGTGACCTAACAATGATGAAGACAAATTCTATTCCCTACCAAAATAGAACAGAGACTCCCAAAGATATCAGTACTTCTCTCAGTACTCAAGCCGTTTGGAATCTAACCAATAGTGGCAAAAAAGAAATTGACAGCACAAATGCATTACCTAGAGATGATGGCACTGAAGCACTacagataaaaatattagaaaaagaagagaagaaaatgcttGATGAAAGTGAGGCAAATTCTAGTACATTAGTTAGGACTTCACAGATGACCTTAAAAGGCAGCAGAAAAGAAATGCAGCAAACTTGGGGaaatggaaaaagtgaaaaacacatgttgtatgattcgaGTTCTGTTGAGGCTACAATTACGGCTAAGGATTTGAGTATCACGTGTTCCCCTGAAACTGAAAATAGACCTTCTTGTAGTGAAATTAACACTAATATGCAAGATTTGGGAGCCATTCAAACTATTCAACCAGATAAAGATAACAATACACATGAAGAAGGTACAGTAAGAGTGGAGACACATGAGGTGCTTTCCTCCTTATCAGAGTTAAAAGACGTTAGTTTGGAGACAAAAACTAAGGTGCCTCTAATTCCTAGAAGAATAACTGAAGCTGAAAACTCTGCTTCAAAACCTACACTGTATCCACCATCTGCTGATTATGTTAATACATCACCTTTAGAGGCAGAACTCAACTAATAATCATTTTCTACTTTAGCTTTCTTCAAAAGGACACACAAACACCCCCTAGCCTTTGCATACATTTCCAATGCattattttggaggaaaaaatccTCAGTACCTCATTGttatcaatgaaataaaagtacGACTGAATATAATGCAAAAATCAAAGATGGAGCCACAAGATATGTTTGACACAATTCATTGAGTTTGCTTCTCTAAGGaacagaaaaatgggaaagaaaagtttTGTCTAGTcctggaaaagaaagcaaacataaaaaaaaaaaaagccttaagcaaatgaaagattaaataagaaaaaagtacttGAACAGTTTAcacttgatgtttattttatggaAATTACTGTACACATCTCAATTAGTGGTATTACAATATTGCTTTCTACACAGAtgattatatattcatatttgtgCCTGATCTGTTTTCCTAATTAtggtatgaaaataaaaattgagttttgtttgttaacTGTAGTCTAGCTGATATGCATATTGGTATATTTCAACCATTTGCAACTGTTCTGTTGACAATTATCCTAGATCTTAAGTAGAGTTTTTAAAACCTGTTAtttcagtaagagaaaaaaattaaggatttcCAGGGGTAGTAGGCTTGTTCTGTAAAACCTGTAAAATCCTCTAAATCCACTAGGTGGGGATCTCAGCTTCAATCATTTTAGAAGAACAAATGGGGCTTCAAGATCAACACAATGGATCCTGAACAAAAGGAATTTTAACAAGCCTTATTGCCAATTATTATTAAgattttgaaaactaaataacCCATTAGTGTATAAGCTTTCAAGGTTTGATCTCTTGAGTTTAGCATGTCACGATTTTTTGGTGTGAGTACTCCTTGTGCACAGAAATTAAATGTCCTTATAAATATTAGATTTAAAAGTAATAGTAGAATAAGCCTCTCTCATTCAAAGCCAGTTATTGGAAAAATAGAGGTATActgaaaccattttatttttgatatccCAGTAAAACATTCAAAGCATACCTTCATGGTATACAATATTAccctattttatatttcctaGTGGGGGGGAAAAGGTTgtactctctctgctcctatctatatataatatacttttatatttttatatctttatatattttatatatttatatatttcttaatatatttatatatcactaTCTTTATGTCTATATTTGGCAAATGGTTAAGCTTAAAGGACTACTAGAATAATGTAAATACTCTTAGATGACCCACCTATCTCCTATTTTTTCTCCTATTCAGAATTGCCAGCAAATGATGtaactttcttattttgaaagtccCTAACCttat
The sequence above is drawn from the Neofelis nebulosa isolate mNeoNeb1 chromosome 2, mNeoNeb1.pri, whole genome shotgun sequence genome and encodes:
- the LRRC53 gene encoding leucine-rich repeat-containing protein 53 — protein: MMLQVVVACPASCVVCAKDVTLCHQLTYIVAAPVTTRVLIITDGYLSTIDSTNLSLLFNLALLSLSRNGIEDVREDALHGLSKLRTLLLEHNRISSSSLTDHTFSRLLSLQVLVLSNNALRTLQGSWFRNTKGLTRLQLDGNQITNLTDSSFGGTKLHSLRHLDLSNNFISYIGKDAFQPLPQLQEVDLSRNRLAHMPDVFTPLKQLILLSLDKNQWSCSCDLYPLARFLRNYVKSSARMLRNAKDLNCQPSDTAVAIAKSVLKLSETNCDSKVPNLTLVLKDRNSLLPGQDVALLTVLGFAGAVGLTCLGLVVFNWKLQQGKANEHTSENLCCRTFDESLCAHEARNYHTKGYCNCHLTQENEIKVMSIVGSRKEMPLLQENSHQAALASESTALDGSFRNLKGKDHGADSTFFCFGGRLLQSGCSQPPGNVAAFNEASLLTRYCPKRVKKLRNHELGEVQPQSLPQHVTRTIDINSDTFSRRYATSGSALARESLEKHLTNESWQPPIEKKDNGLQPHRQRHFITGSSSKPCEPEEHCVQKVLQKHRSKYDDPCGLLKQSRPRYFQPKNSLICKYVPCDQFQDYVKEKKPNRKENSKAKKEQFQINSAIEKFLMSEDNMELSRLSTKIKKTYSPKRVSFCDPDLVSKTSTHWKQQKSQSSHLTNLDLKKCVNLQEENKGGKWLTDPQILKKKRTNQTDLKGKIKKQTSRIKLNLHPFRKVKVHPEKSLPELPRKWKHILLPPNKLSKASQKEASINLVSSAEFSQQQESNNYVRLISKSVPLKHAPKQTPHYKKNTKKTPLLSANDLPLVNQSSTEVNCHPTGLILASSLSTLPQPTSIKAEHRHSSSQFSTEQMEGATPLALDVPGYLPATWESTGSEVLPPSSTRETTDQEATEPTQHMEQDKPKTTEPNQLSLSLGNQTQLVGVHKTDTYKEHTLDQNQTLKHVEQHSSHKQLRNEEKTLMTKPKLSHQIVESCITDEGNDVGKKLFQTETYDSSLIPSETQAKGDLTMMKTNSIPYQNRTETPKDISTSLSTQAVWNLTNSGKKEIDSTNALPRDDGTEALQIKILEKEEKKMLDESEANSSTLVRTSQMTLKGSRKEMQQTWGNGKSEKHMLYDSSSVEATITAKDLSITCSPETENRPSCSEINTNMQDLGAIQTIQPDKDNNTHEEGTVRVETHEVLSSLSELKDVSLETKTKVPLIPRRITEAENSASKPTLYPPSADYVNTSPLEAELN